In Chryseobacterium camelliae, one DNA window encodes the following:
- a CDS encoding LptF/LptG family permease, producing the protein MLKILDRYIIKTFFGPFFFIFSVLFFIFIVNIIWVQLGQFMGKGLSYWQIIKLLFYLGVSVISMVLPLTILLASIMSFGEFGERYELAAMKAAGISLTRVMMPLLGVTVILSILLYFFSNNIIPDFQRKARNMLFNIAQTKPALNFTPGQFIDQIPGYMVKFDKLYGENAENIEGVFVHRKASTYENQQTILAEKGKFVPAANKKFLKLVLYNGYVFEDDFAGKGENARLKQPDQAIKFDTLTSHFDISEIISRAIEQEQITDDYRFQSYSQLNETIAKTKKENIKSIDNVTGDVLNQTNSVITYMDKNKSKAAPKAQLKLDTVKSEKKLEILYNAYNRLDNLKTTADNKVNDIAPNVKYFSKVIIYQQRIVTYSFTCIIFFLIGASLGSIIRKGGMGLPVIIAIVIFIIFYVINVGIENVAWAGKINPYLAAWIPNMILFPFGVWMTYKALTDSQLFDAEKYKALFKPITKRFSRNKEHQRYQ; encoded by the coding sequence GTTAAGCTACTGGCAGATCATTAAGCTTCTGTTCTATTTGGGGGTCAGCGTTATCAGTATGGTACTTCCTTTGACCATCCTTCTGGCGAGCATCATGTCTTTCGGTGAATTTGGGGAACGGTATGAGCTTGCTGCCATGAAAGCGGCAGGAATTTCCCTGACCAGGGTAATGATGCCTTTGCTGGGCGTTACCGTAATCCTCTCTATCCTGCTGTACTTTTTCTCGAATAACATTATCCCGGATTTCCAGCGGAAAGCCAGGAATATGCTCTTCAATATCGCACAGACAAAACCTGCCTTGAATTTTACCCCGGGACAGTTTATCGACCAGATTCCAGGATATATGGTGAAGTTCGACAAGCTTTACGGGGAGAATGCGGAGAATATTGAAGGGGTATTCGTCCACAGAAAGGCAAGCACGTATGAAAACCAGCAGACCATCCTTGCAGAAAAGGGAAAATTTGTCCCTGCTGCCAACAAAAAGTTCCTGAAGCTGGTGTTATATAACGGATATGTGTTTGAAGACGATTTTGCCGGAAAAGGAGAAAACGCAAGGCTGAAGCAGCCGGACCAGGCAATTAAATTTGATACGCTGACCTCGCATTTTGACATCAGTGAAATCATCAGCAGAGCGATTGAGCAGGAACAGATTACGGATGACTACCGTTTCCAGAGCTACAGCCAGCTTAATGAAACTATTGCCAAAACCAAAAAAGAAAATATAAAGTCCATTGACAATGTAACGGGTGACGTGCTGAACCAGACCAACTCCGTGATTACCTATATGGACAAGAACAAATCTAAAGCAGCTCCTAAAGCACAGCTGAAACTGGATACCGTGAAGAGTGAGAAGAAACTTGAAATTCTTTATAATGCCTATAACAGGCTGGATAACCTTAAAACAACCGCGGATAATAAAGTGAATGATATAGCCCCGAATGTAAAATATTTCAGCAAAGTCATCATTTACCAGCAAAGGATTGTTACCTATTCTTTTACCTGTATCATTTTCTTCCTCATTGGTGCGAGCCTTGGCTCTATCATCAGGAAAGGGGGAATGGGCCTTCCGGTAATTATTGCCATTGTTATATTCATTATCTTTTATGTCATTAATGTAGGTATAGAGAATGTTGCGTGGGCGGGTAAAATCAATCCATATCTTGCGGCATGGATTCCTAATATGATTTTATTCCCTTTCGGAGTGTGGATGACTTACAAAGCGCTTACGGATTCGCAACTCTTCGATGCGGAAAAATACAAAGCATTATTTAAGCCGATCACCAAAAGGTTCTCCAGGAACAAAGAGCATCAGAGATATCAGTAA